A genomic stretch from Falco cherrug isolate bFalChe1 chromosome 3, bFalChe1.pri, whole genome shotgun sequence includes:
- the ODF1 gene encoding outer dense fiber protein 1: MKMSHNCLLEKVKQDLRHVEREIKRQMELLGQYLQQLHKLLPVPSPCSPALCSCCSRQRDPRPWERGSLTARLDMEQELSRMRRSLNGMSNSSHDHKFLALMDVKDFDSKEVTVTVRDGKVKVLAEHKEERTTARAKEYNYRSITKEISLPPGVREDEVTYSLGPNGTVKIAAAHKRCPYLLSC; encoded by the exons ATGAAGATGTCGCACAATTGCCTTTTGGAAAAGGTCAAGCAGGATTTGAGGCATGTGGAGAGAGAGATAAAGAGGcagatggagctgctggggcagtacctgcagcagctccacaaGTTGCTCCCTGTGCCCTCCCCATGCAGCCCGGcgctgtgctcctgctgctcgCGCCAGCGCGATCCTCGCCCCTGGGAGAGAGGGTCCCTCACAGCAAGGCTGGACATGGAGCAAGAACTGAGCAG AATGCGAAGAAGTCTTAACGGGATGTCAAACTCTTCCCATGATCACAAGTTTTTGGCTTTGATGGATGTGAAGGATTTTGACTCCAAGGAAGTCACTGTAACAGTAAGAGATGGGAAGGTGAAGGTGTTAGCGGAGCACAAGGAGGAACGCACCACTGCAAGAGCAAAGGAGTATAACTACAGAAGCATCACAAAGGAAATCAGCCTGCCGCCAGGGGTGAGGGAGGACGAGGTAACCTACTCACTGGGACCCAATGGCACTGTGAAGATCGCAGCGGCACACAAGCGCTGCCCTTATCTCCTGAGCTGCTGA